One region of Pagrus major chromosome 5, Pma_NU_1.0 genomic DNA includes:
- the gcnt4a gene encoding beta-1,3-galactosyl-O-glycosyl-glycoprotein beta-1,6-N-acetylglucosaminyltransferase 4 encodes MKIRSGYYIHRLRHRCFLLSLSLLAVCLLKLVYIKVTVRDSIYIEPYGITVDLSRIHSRRYDVNCTAIYELDPVEIGKALEIKRKIIVGVDDDSTVSLTSDCQTFIKTRGYNDVPVSAAEQSFPLAYSLVVHKNAPMVERILHAIYAPHNIYCIHYDHKSSPQFIKAMKNLAQCTQNVFIASELESVEYAHISRLNADLNCLSDLLRSEVKWKYVINLCGQDFPLKSNYELVMELKQLNGSNMLESSRPSELKKQRFSFQHELKNVPYEYRRIPVKSTVAKDVPPHGIEMFIGSAYFVLSWDFVNHISSSQVAKDFLTWSADTYSPDEHFWATLVRVPGVPGHIPRSEADVTDLRSKTRLVKWNYLEGNLYPACTGTHMRSVCIYGAAELRWLLNYGHWFANKFDPKVDPILIKCLEEKLMEKRQYLQT; translated from the coding sequence ATGAAAATAAGATCTGGCTACTACATACATAGATTGAGACACAGGTGCTTCCTgttatctctgtctctgctggcGGTCTGTCTACTCAAGCTGGTTTACATTAAAGTGACAGTGAGGGACAGCATCTACATTGAGCCCTATGGAATTACTGTCGACTTATCGAGGATTCACAGCCGCAGGTACGATGTTAACTGCACTGCCATCTACGAGCTCGACCCTGTGGAGATAGGCAAAGCTCTGGAGATAAAACGGAAAATCATTGTTGGCGTGGATGATGACAGCACTGTGAGTTTGACCTCAGACTGTCAAACGTTTATCAAAACCAGGGGTTACAATGATGTACCAGTGTCAGCAGCAGAGCAAAGCTTCCCGTTGGCTTATTCTCTGGTGGTCCATAAGAATGCACCCATGGTGGAGCGTATTCTTCATGCCATCTATGCACCTCATAATATCTATTGCATTCACTATGATCATAAGTCCTCTCCACAGTTTATAAAGGCAATGAAAAACCTGGCTCAGTGTACTCAAAATGTGTTCATTGCCTCAGAATTGGAGTCTGTGGAATATGCTCACATCAGCAGGCTTAATGCTGACCTCAATTGTCTCTCTGACCtgctgaggtcagaggtcaagtgGAAATATGTCATTAACCTGTGTGGCCAGGACTTTCCTCTGAAGTCAAACTATGAACTGGTAATGGAGCTGAAACAGCTGAATGGTAGTAACATGCTGGAATCAAGCCGACCCAGTGAACTCAAGAAACAGCGCTTCAGTTTCCAGCATGAGCTGAAAAATGTCCCTTATGAGTACCGTCGTATTCCTGTCAAAAGCACAGTGGCCAAAGATGTTCCTCCTCACGGGATAGAGATGTTCATAGGCAGTGCATACTTTGTCCTGTCATGGGATTTTGTGAATCACATTAGCAGCAGTCAGGTGGCAAAGGACTTTCTGACCTGGTCTGCTGACACATACTCTCCAGACGAACACTTTTGGGCCACGCTTGTAAGGGTCCCTGGGGTGCCAGGACACATTCCCAGGTCAGAAGCGGATGTTACAGATCTGAGAAGTAAGACACGGCTTGTCAAATGGAACTATTTAGAGGGAAATCTTTACCCAGCCTGCACCGGCACACACATGCGGAGTGTTTGCATCTATGGAGCCGCCGAACTTCGCTGGCTTCTCAACTATGGCCACTGGTTTGCTAACAAATTTGACCCCAAAGTGGACCCGATCCTGATTAAGTGTTTGGAGGAGAAGCTCATGGAAAAACGCCAATATTTGCAAACATGA